Proteins co-encoded in one Hymenobacter swuensis DY53 genomic window:
- a CDS encoding trypsin-like serine peptidase yields the protein MNDLINSALMAVYDRLVASERERNKTRNDVRLGRLLEADTPERIEKRKMRLLADTSTAPALTKADREILASGPVLNAPPDTQRAFESTIGTYDGLPCWFLLKGWEARRTVGRIYVRSRGIRVGWGTGFLVAPNLLLTNQHVISSLQVAQESWVEFDYEESFGGIIHPTALFNFRPDLVYISSPADGGLDYALIGVESTPRPESGRPTSVLTEFGYNFLFSEEGKLIKGESINALHHPEGQPRQVSMRNNRLLALEEPALNNTWMHYETDTLEGSSGSPLFNNQWEVVGVHHAAAEKRDENGNILALGGGLWEEAMGKKMKWWYANEGLRISYFMKDVERRFVAATAANVTSTPNCVISSLGRTFVEMMLRPVIGATAHPDLPPPMDDMLPLTSARESRPE from the coding sequence CAATTCAGCACTTATGGCAGTGTATGACCGGCTGGTCGCGTCTGAGCGGGAACGAAATAAAACCCGGAATGATGTGCGCTTGGGTCGGCTTCTTGAGGCTGATACCCCCGAAAGAATTGAAAAGCGCAAAATGCGGCTGTTAGCAGATACAAGCACTGCGCCTGCCCTAACCAAAGCAGATAGGGAGATTTTGGCCAGCGGACCCGTGCTGAATGCTCCGCCTGACACTCAGCGGGCATTCGAAAGCACTATCGGTACCTATGACGGGCTGCCTTGCTGGTTTTTACTGAAAGGCTGGGAAGCGCGTCGTACAGTTGGGCGTATTTATGTTCGTAGCCGAGGCATCCGTGTGGGCTGGGGCACAGGTTTTCTCGTTGCTCCCAACTTGTTGTTAACCAATCAGCACGTTATCAGTAGCCTGCAGGTTGCCCAGGAAAGCTGGGTTGAGTTTGATTACGAAGAGAGTTTTGGCGGTATCATCCACCCGACTGCACTTTTCAATTTTCGGCCGGACCTAGTGTACATCAGCAGCCCGGCAGATGGCGGCTTGGATTATGCCTTGATAGGCGTGGAATCGACACCACGCCCTGAAAGCGGCCGACCTACGTCAGTGCTGACGGAGTTTGGGTATAATTTTCTGTTTAGTGAAGAAGGGAAATTGATAAAAGGCGAATCCATTAACGCACTACACCATCCCGAAGGGCAGCCCCGCCAAGTAAGTATGCGTAATAACCGCTTACTGGCCTTGGAAGAGCCTGCCCTAAACAACACATGGATGCATTACGAAACGGATACGTTGGAAGGCTCTTCCGGCTCCCCTTTGTTCAACAACCAATGGGAAGTGGTTGGCGTCCACCATGCAGCAGCAGAAAAGCGGGATGAAAATGGCAATATTCTGGCCCTTGGCGGTGGCCTATGGGAGGAGGCCATGGGTAAAAAAATGAAGTGGTGGTACGCCAACGAAGGCTTGCGTATCAGTTATTTCATGAAAGACGTTGAGAGGCGTTTTGTGGCCGCAACTGCTGCCAATGTCACATCAACGCCTAATTGCGTCATCAGTTCGCTGGGTAGAACATTTGTTGAGATGATGCTACGGCCTGTTATTGGCGCAACTGCCCATCCGGATTTGCCGCCACCAATGGATGATATGCTACCGCTAACTTCTGCCAGAGAATCTCGTCCCGAATAA
- a CDS encoding D-2-hydroxyacid dehydrogenase, whose translation MHLFVYSALSDSARTELLRQLPAAVRPVFRTDIPADEQPAAFQAAELLLGNPPPEWFAPMPPALRFWQIDSAGIDRYQQLQPAFPVANMGDFFAWPCAETMVAGLLGLLRYVPELAVWQAEKRWVGNPIRPLMRLLRHQRVVVLGSGAIGQAVAQQLTGFGCHVQFLARTDPSAQLHSREQLQAVLPHTDIVVNCLPGSADGFFSADLIAALPEHALYASVGRGNTTDEPALIVALQSGRLGGAVLDVTAQEPLPANSPLWNIPRVLLTQHSGGGQPGEDEGKVAVFLRNLRHLLLQEPLENKVQLRQGY comes from the coding sequence ATGCATCTATTCGTTTATTCCGCCCTCTCCGATTCGGCCCGCACTGAGCTGCTACGCCAGCTGCCGGCCGCTGTTCGCCCGGTCTTCCGCACCGATATACCTGCCGATGAGCAGCCGGCAGCTTTTCAGGCAGCCGAGCTGCTACTGGGCAACCCACCGCCGGAGTGGTTTGCCCCGATGCCGCCCGCCCTGCGCTTCTGGCAGATTGACTCCGCCGGCATAGACCGGTACCAGCAATTGCAGCCCGCCTTTCCGGTTGCGAACATGGGCGACTTTTTTGCCTGGCCCTGCGCCGAAACCATGGTGGCGGGCTTACTGGGGTTGTTGCGCTACGTGCCGGAACTGGCCGTATGGCAGGCGGAAAAACGCTGGGTAGGAAATCCTATACGGCCCCTGATGCGGCTGTTGCGCCACCAGCGCGTGGTTGTTCTGGGCAGCGGCGCTATCGGGCAGGCCGTGGCGCAGCAACTGACGGGCTTTGGCTGTCATGTACAGTTCCTGGCCCGCACCGACCCCAGTGCCCAGCTGCACTCCCGGGAGCAGCTCCAGGCGGTCCTGCCCCACACGGATATTGTGGTGAACTGCTTGCCCGGCAGTGCCGATGGGTTCTTCTCAGCCGACCTGATTGCCGCGTTGCCGGAACATGCCCTGTACGCCAGCGTGGGCCGGGGCAATACCACCGATGAGCCAGCTCTCATTGTGGCCCTCCAGTCTGGCCGTTTGGGTGGGGCCGTACTCGATGTAACCGCCCAGGAGCCCTTGCCCGCCAACAGCCCGCTTTGGAATATTCCGCGCGTACTGCTCACCCAGCACAGTGGGGGCGGCCAGCCCGGCGAAGACGAAGGCAAAGTGGCAGTATTTCTGCGCAACCTCCGGCACCTGCTGCTGCAGGAGCCGCTGGAAAACAAAGTACAACTGCGGCAAGGGTATTAA